One stretch of Chitinophagales bacterium DNA includes these proteins:
- a CDS encoding gliding motility-associated C-terminal domain-containing protein — protein sequence MQTVEICDNDSFLLPSGTYVNTAGIYVDSFASVFGCDSVWTTMVIVHPTFTPTQTVEICDNDSFLLPSGIYVNTAGIYVDSFASVYGCDSVWTTTVIVHPTFAPMQTVEICDNDSFLLPSGTYVNTAGIYVDSFASVFGCDSVWTTTLIVHPTFAPAQTVEICDNDSFLLPSGVFVSTAGVYVDSFASVYGCDSVWTTTVIVHPTFAPMQTVEICDNDSFLLPSGTYVNTAGIYVDSFASVYGCDSIWTTTLIVHPTFTPTQTIEICDNDSFLLPSGTFVATAGVYVDSFASVFGCDSIWTTTVIVHPTFAPAQTVEICDNDSFLLPSGTFVATAGVYVDSFASVFGCDSVWTTTVIVHPTFAPNQTVEICDNDSFLLPSGVFVATAGVYVDSFASVYGCDSVWTTTVIVHPTFAPMQTVEICDNDSFLLPSGVFVATAGVYVDSFASVYGCDSVWTTTVMVHPTFAPTQTVEICDNDSFLLPSGVFVATAGVYVDSFASVYGCDSVWTTTVMVHPTFAPTQTVEICDNDSFLLPSGVFVSTAGVYVDSFASVYGCDSVWTTTVIVHPTFAPMQTVEICDNDSFLLPSGTYVNTAGIYVDSFASVFGCDSVWTTMVIVHPTFTPTQTVEICDNDSFLLPSGIYVNTAGIYVDSFASVYGCDSVWTTTVIVHPTFAPMQTVEICDNDSFLLPSGTYVNTAGIYVDSFASVFGCDSVWTTTLIVHPTFAPAQTVEICDNDSFLLPSGVFVSTAGVYVDSFASVYGCDSVWTTTVIVHPTFAPMQTVEICDNDSFLLPSGTYVNTAGIYVDSFASVYGCDSVWTTTVIVHPTFAPTQTVEICDNDSFLLPSGTFVATAGVYVDSFASVFGCDSVWTTTVIVHPTFAPMQTVEICDNDSFLLPSGTFVATAGVYVDSFASVFGCDSVWTTTVIVHPTFAPNQTVEICDNDSFLLPSGVFVATAGVYVDSFASVYGCDSVWTTTVIVHPTFAPMQTVEICDNDSFLLPSGTFVATAGVYVDSFASVFGCDSIWTTTVIVHPTFAPSQTVEICDNDSFLLPSGTYVNTAGIYVDSFASVYGCDSIWTTTLIVHPTFAPTQTVEICDNDSFLLPSGVFVATAGVYVDSFASVYGCDSVWTTTVIVHPTFAPTQTVEICDNDSFLLPSGVFVATAGVYVDSFASVYGCDSIWTTTVMVHPTFAPTQTVEICDNDSFLLPSGVFVSTAGVYVDSFASVYGCDSVWTTTVIVHPTFAPMQTVEICDNDSFLLPSGVFVAAAGVYVDSFASVYGCDSIWTTTLIVHPTFAPNQTIEICDNDSFLLPSGVFVATAGVYVDSFVTVFGCDSVWTTTVIVHPTFAPSQTIEICDNDSFLLPSGTFVAAAGVYVDSFASVYGCDSVWTTTVMVHPTFAPTQTVEICDNDSFLLPSGTYVNTAGIYVDSFASVYGCDSVWTTTVIVHPTFAPSQTVEICDNDSFLLPSGVFVTVAGVYVDPFASVYGCDSVWTTTVIVHPTFAPAQTVEICDNDSFLLPSGTYVNTAGIYVDSFASVFGCDSIWTTTLIVHPTFTPAQTIEICDNDSFSLPSGTYVNTAGIYVDSFASVYGCDSVWTTTVMVHPTFAPTQTVEICDNDSFLLPSGVFVSTAGVYVDSFATVFGCDSIWTTTVIVHPTFAPAQTVEICDNDSFLLPSGTFVATTGVYVDSFATVFGCDSVWTTTVIVRELVTTNISQIICEGSEVEINGIIYNQAGTYTDTLNSQIGCDSILLIDISVLKNSAGKIDTTICPNSYINIYEQTFSDEGEYRINLHNHNGCDSILTLIIRHYPEPFIDAGEDLTVIPNEIFTLESSNFPTDYLSLSWSHLDDTLCTDCFSVEQSTTENTSYIATVVDTNNCFYKDEVFVFLDKSCPENGILAPNIITPNGDMHNDEFYIKNPNELEIDYYRIFNRWGELVFETYDPNGKWDGTFRNQICNPGVYVYYVQAKCFDKTPFMKKGNITILK from the coding sequence ATGCAAACAGTGGAAATTTGCGATAATGATTCGTTCTTGTTGCCAAGTGGTACTTATGTAAATACGGCAGGTATTTATGTAGATTCTTTTGCTTCGGTGTTTGGTTGCGATTCGGTGTGGACGACTATGGTGATTGTGCATCCTACTTTTACTCCTACGCAAACCGTGGAAATTTGCGATAACGATTCTTTCTTATTGCCAAGTGGTATTTATGTAAATACGGCAGGTATTTATGTAGATTCTTTTGCTTCGGTTTATGGTTGTGATTCGGTGTGGACTACGACTGTGATTGTGCATCCTACTTTTGCTCCTATGCAAACAGTGGAAATTTGCGATAATGATTCGTTCTTGTTGCCAAGTGGTACTTATGTAAATACGGCAGGTATTTATGTAGATTCTTTTGCTTCGGTGTTTGGTTGCGATTCGGTGTGGACGACTACGCTTATCGTGCATCCGACTTTTGCTCCTGCTCAAACCGTGGAAATTTGTGATAATGATTCGTTCTTATTGCCTTCGGGTGTTTTTGTTTCTACTGCCGGTGTATATGTAGATTCTTTTGCTTCGGTTTATGGCTGTGATTCTGTTTGGACTACGACTGTGATTGTGCATCCTACTTTTGCTCCTATGCAAACCGTGGAGATTTGCGATAATGATTCGTTTTTGTTGCCAAGTGGTACTTATGTAAATACGGCAGGTATTTATGTAGATTCTTTTGCTTCGGTTTATGGTTGTGATTCTATCTGGACTACTACGCTTATCGTGCACCCTACTTTTACTCCTACACAAACTATAGAAATTTGTGATAATGATTCTTTCTTGTTGCCTTCAGGGACTTTTGTTGCTACTGCCGGGGTGTATGTGGATTCTTTTGCTTCCGTGTTTGGCTGTGATTCTATTTGGACTACGACTGTTATCGTGCACCCTACTTTTGCTCCTGCTCAAACGGTGGAAATTTGTGATAATGATTCTTTCTTGTTGCCTTCGGGGACTTTTGTTGCTACTGCCGGTGTGTATGTAGATTCTTTTGCTTCGGTATTTGGTTGTGATTCTGTTTGGACTACGACTGTGATTGTGCACCCGACTTTTGCTCCTAATCAAACGGTGGAAATTTGCGATAATGATTCCTTCTTGTTGCCTTCGGGTGTTTTTGTTGCTACGGCTGGTGTGTATGTAGATTCTTTTGCTTCGGTTTATGGTTGTGATTCGGTGTGGACTACGACTGTAATTGTGCATCCTACTTTTGCTCCTATGCAAACAGTGGAAATTTGCGATAATGATTCGTTCTTGTTGCCTTCGGGTGTTTTTGTTGCTACTGCCGGTGTGTATGTAGATTCTTTTGCTTCGGTTTATGGTTGTGATTCGGTGTGGACTACGACTGTGATGGTGCATCCTACTTTTGCTCCTACGCAAACCGTAGAAATTTGTGATAATGATTCTTTCTTGTTGCCTTCGGGTGTTTTTGTTGCTACTGCCGGTGTGTATGTAGATTCTTTTGCTTCGGTTTATGGTTGTGATTCGGTGTGGACTACGACTGTGATGGTGCATCCTACTTTTGCTCCTACTCAAACGGTGGAAATTTGCGATAATGATTCCTTCTTGTTGCCTTCGGGTGTTTTTGTTTCTACTGCCGGTGTATATGTAGATTCTTTTGCTTCGGTTTATGGTTGTGATTCGGTGTGGACTACGACTGTGATTGTGCATCCTACTTTTGCTCCTATGCAAACAGTGGAAATTTGCGATAATGATTCGTTCTTGTTGCCAAGTGGTACTTATGTAAATACGGCAGGTATTTATGTAGATTCTTTTGCTTCGGTGTTTGGTTGCGATTCGGTGTGGACGACTATGGTGATTGTGCATCCTACTTTTACTCCTACGCAAACCGTGGAAATTTGCGATAACGATTCTTTCTTATTGCCAAGTGGTATTTATGTAAATACGGCAGGTATTTATGTAGATTCTTTTGCTTCGGTTTATGGTTGTGATTCGGTGTGGACTACGACTGTGATTGTGCATCCTACTTTTGCTCCTATGCAAACAGTGGAAATTTGCGATAATGATTCGTTCTTGTTGCCAAGTGGTACTTATGTAAATACGGCAGGTATTTATGTAGATTCTTTTGCTTCGGTGTTTGGTTGCGATTCGGTGTGGACGACTACGCTTATCGTGCATCCGACTTTTGCTCCTGCTCAAACCGTGGAAATTTGTGATAATGATTCGTTCTTATTGCCTTCGGGTGTTTTTGTTTCTACTGCCGGTGTATATGTAGATTCTTTTGCTTCGGTTTATGGCTGTGATTCTGTTTGGACTACGACTGTGATTGTGCATCCTACTTTTGCTCCTATGCAAACCGTGGAGATTTGCGATAATGATTCGTTTTTGTTGCCAAGTGGTACTTATGTAAATACGGCAGGTATTTATGTAGATTCTTTTGCTTCGGTTTATGGTTGTGATTCGGTGTGGACTACGACTGTGATTGTGCATCCTACTTTTGCTCCTACGCAAACGGTGGAGATTTGCGATAATGATTCCTTCTTGTTGCCTTCGGGGACTTTTGTTGCTACTGCCGGTGTGTATGTAGATTCTTTTGCTTCGGTATTTGGTTGTGATTCTGTTTGGACTACGACTGTGATTGTACACCCTACTTTTGCTCCTATGCAAACAGTGGAAATTTGCGATAATGATTCGTTCTTATTGCCTTCGGGGACTTTTGTTGCTACTGCCGGTGTGTATGTAGATTCTTTTGCTTCGGTATTTGGTTGTGATTCTGTTTGGACTACGACTGTGATTGTGCACCCGACTTTTGCTCCTAATCAAACGGTGGAAATTTGCGATAATGATTCCTTCTTGTTGCCTTCGGGTGTTTTTGTTGCTACGGCTGGTGTGTATGTAGATTCTTTTGCTTCGGTTTATGGTTGTGATTCGGTGTGGACTACGACTGTAATTGTGCATCCTACTTTTGCTCCTATGCAAACAGTGGAAATTTGTGATAATGATTCTTTCTTGTTGCCTTCAGGGACTTTTGTTGCTACTGCCGGGGTGTATGTGGATTCTTTTGCTTCCGTGTTTGGCTGTGATTCTATTTGGACGACTACGGTGATTGTGCACCCTACTTTTGCTCCGAGTCAAACGGTGGAAATTTGCGACAACGATTCCTTCTTGTTGCCAAGTGGCACTTATGTAAATACGGCAGGTATTTATGTAGATTCTTTTGCTTCGGTTTATGGCTGTGATTCTATCTGGACTACTACGCTTATCGTGCATCCGACTTTTGCTCCTACACAAACGGTGGAAATTTGTGATAATGATTCTTTCTTATTGCCTTCGGGTGTTTTTGTTGCTACTGCCGGTGTGTATGTAGATTCTTTTGCTTCGGTTTATGGTTGTGATTCGGTGTGGACTACGACTGTGATTGTGCATCCTACTTTTGCTCCTACGCAAACCGTAGAAATTTGTGATAATGATTCTTTCTTGTTGCCTTCGGGTGTTTTTGTTGCTACTGCCGGTGTGTATGTAGATTCTTTTGCTTCGGTTTATGGCTGTGATTCTATCTGGACTACGACTGTGATGGTGCATCCTACTTTTGCTCCTACTCAAACGGTGGAAATTTGCGATAATGATTCCTTCTTGTTGCCTTCGGGTGTTTTTGTTTCTACTGCCGGTGTATATGTAGATTCTTTTGCTTCGGTTTATGGCTGTGATTCTGTTTGGACTACGACTGTGATTGTGCATCCTACTTTTGCTCCTATGCAAACAGTGGAAATTTGCGATAATGATTCGTTCTTGTTGCCTTCGGGTGTTTTTGTTGCTGCTGCCGGTGTGTATGTAGATTCTTTTGCTTCGGTTTATGGCTGTGATTCTATCTGGACTACTACGCTTATCGTGCATCCTACTTTTGCTCCTAATCAAACTATAGAAATTTGCGATAATGATTCGTTCTTATTGCCTTCGGGTGTTTTTGTTGCTACTGCCGGGGTGTATGTAGATTCTTTTGTTACCGTGTTTGGTTGTGATTCGGTGTGGACTACGACTGTGATTGTGCATCCTACTTTTGCTCCAAGTCAAACTATAGAAATTTGTGATAATGATTCTTTCTTGTTGCCTTCGGGGACTTTTGTTGCTGCTGCCGGTGTGTATGTAGATTCTTTTGCTTCGGTTTATGGCTGTGATTCTGTTTGGACTACGACTGTGATGGTGCACCCTACTTTTGCTCCTACGCAAACGGTGGAAATTTGTGATAATGATTCGTTCTTGTTGCCAAGTGGTACTTATGTAAATACGGCAGGTATTTATGTAGATTCTTTTGCTTCGGTTTATGGTTGTGATTCGGTGTGGACTACGACTGTGATTGTGCATCCTACTTTTGCTCCGAGTCAAACGGTGGAAATTTGTGATAATGATTCGTTCTTATTGCCTTCGGGTGTTTTTGTTACTGTTGCCGGGGTGTATGTAGATCCTTTTGCTTCGGTTTATGGCTGTGATTCGGTGTGGACTACGACTGTGATTGTGCACCCTACTTTTGCTCCTGCTCAAACGGTGGAAATTTGCGACAACGATTCCTTCTTGTTGCCAAGTGGCACTTATGTAAATACGGCAGGTATTTATGTAGATTCTTTTGCTTCGGTGTTTGGCTGTGATTCTATCTGGACGACTACGCTTATCGTGCATCCTACTTTTACTCCTGCTCAAACTATAGAAATTTGTGATAATGATTCCTTCTCGTTGCCAAGTGGCACTTATGTAAATACGGCAGGTATTTATGTAGATTCTTTTGCTTCGGTTTATGGTTGTGATTCGGTGTGGACTACGACTGTGATGGTGCATCCTACTTTTGCTCCTACTCAAACGGTGGAAATTTGCGATAATGATTCCTTCTTGTTGCCTTCGGGTGTTTTTGTTTCTACTGCCGGTGTATATGTAGATTCTTTTGCTACCGTGTTTGGTTGTGATTCTATTTGGACTACGACTGTGATTGTGCATCCTACTTTTGCTCCTGCTCAAACGGTGGAGATTTGTGATAATGATTCGTTCTTGTTGCCTTCGGGGACTTTTGTTGCTACTACCGGTGTATATGTAGATTCTTTTGCTACCGTGTTTGGTTGTGATTCGGTGTGGACTACGACTGTGATTGTGAGAGAACTTGTTACAACAAATATTTCTCAAATAATTTGTGAGGGTAGTGAAGTGGAAATAAATGGAATTATATATAATCAAGCTGGGACATATACGGATACATTAAATAGTCAAATTGGCTGTGATAGTATTTTGCTTATTGATATATCTGTGTTAAAAAATTCAGCAGGGAAAATAGATACAACTATTTGCCCTAACAGTTATATAAATATATATGAACAAACTTTTAGTGATGAAGGAGAATATAGAATAAACTTACACAATCATAATGGCTGTGATAGTATATTGACCTTAATAATACGCCACTATCCAGAGCCATTTATTGATGCGGGAGAAGATCTTACTGTAATCCCTAATGAAATATTTACACTTGAATCTTCTAATTTCCCTACCGATTATTTGTCTTTATCTTGGAGTCATTTAGATGATACACTTTGTACAGATTGCTTTTCAGTTGAACAAAGTACTACAGAAAACACAAGTTATATAGCAACAGTAGTAGATACTAATAATTGTTTTTATAAAGATGAAGTTTTTGTATTTTTAGATAAATCTTGCCCTGAAAATGGAATATTAGCACCTAATATTATAACACCTAATGGAGATATGCATAATGATGAATTTTACATTAAAAATCCTAATGAATTAGAAATAGATTATTATAGAATTTTTAATAGATGGGGCGAGTTGGTTTTTGAAACTTATGACCCAAATGGAAAATGGGATGGCACATTTAGAAACCAAATCTGCAATCCTGGCGTATATGTATATTACGTACAAGCAAAATGCTTTGATAAAACCCCTTTTATGAAGAAAGGAAATATAACCATACTAAAGTAA
- a CDS encoding PorP/SprF family type IX secretion system membrane protein gives MKVKITILSFFFLCFIKAQDIHFSQIHASPIFLNPAMTGVFNEELRLIANYRNQWATATANFNTISASVDGKLFSMGKHASMNFGVQAFTDAAGDLNYRQTNFQVPLAANLQFGSVKSKNKHLLSFGIQNGFLHQTADLSKIEAFDNEPLIGSLFSTNRIVYDVSFGAVWTSLFNNKHSFYIGYSQYHLNTPKVNTSSNNDNDFLHMKFITIGGAEIMLKSEKYAFLPSYINMIQGPHREVTVGTFFKQYVGERRRYEDRNALYYGVWARWYANKNYNSGFDALIATFRYDHKKLSFAFSYDFTLSKLTVANKAQGGAELSLIYLVDIKTKKRPNKQVYCPKF, from the coding sequence GTGAAAGTAAAAATTACCATATTATCCTTTTTCTTTTTGTGCTTTATTAAAGCTCAGGATATCCATTTTTCACAAATACATGCATCTCCTATTTTTTTAAATCCTGCTATGACAGGCGTTTTTAATGAAGAATTAAGATTAATTGCCAATTACAGAAATCAATGGGCTACGGCAACGGCTAATTTTAATACCATTTCAGCTTCAGTAGATGGTAAATTGTTTTCAATGGGCAAACACGCCAGCATGAATTTTGGTGTACAAGCATTTACAGATGCTGCCGGAGATTTGAATTATAGACAAACAAATTTTCAAGTTCCCTTGGCTGCCAATCTTCAATTTGGATCTGTAAAAAGTAAGAACAAGCATCTACTTTCATTTGGTATTCAAAATGGATTTTTACATCAAACAGCCGATTTAAGTAAAATAGAAGCCTTTGATAATGAACCACTTATTGGAAGTCTGTTTAGTACCAATAGAATTGTTTATGATGTTTCTTTTGGAGCAGTATGGACTTCTTTGTTTAATAATAAACACAGTTTTTATATTGGATATAGCCAATACCATTTGAATACCCCAAAAGTTAATACTTCTTCAAACAATGATAACGATTTCTTACACATGAAGTTTATTACTATTGGGGGAGCTGAAATTATGCTTAAAAGTGAAAAATATGCATTTTTGCCCAGCTATATTAATATGATACAAGGACCGCACAGAGAAGTAACCGTGGGAACATTTTTTAAGCAATATGTGGGAGAAAGAAGAAGATATGAGGATAGAAATGCCTTGTACTACGGTGTTTGGGCAAGATGGTATGCCAATAAAAATTACAATTCAGGTTTTGATGCCTTAATAGCCACTTTCCGATATGACCACAAGAAATTAAGCTTTGCATTTAGTTACGATTTCACACTCTCAAAATTAACCGTGGCTAACAAAGCTCAAGGAGGAGCAGAACTCTCTTTAATTTATTTAGTGGATATAAAAACTAAAAAACGTCCCAATAAACAAGTTTACTGCCCTAAGTTTTAG